In the Apteryx mantelli isolate bAptMan1 chromosome 1, bAptMan1.hap1, whole genome shotgun sequence genome, one interval contains:
- the CD200 gene encoding OX-2 membrane glycoprotein isoform X9, with the protein MLLQAPSRHVQKKKAAGACPDLRRANQDPTACGSERARTRHWRLPSSILAAEALVLGHLLLHKLQAIHLAFCGSHRAPCAALLSVKGMLPSKMTFQALLLSLFCVVLGKPSVVTQTGHREVKMGDNVTLSCVLTEPKDILQVTWQKDSEKSRENIATYSNIKGLRIHEPFQDRMNFTSLVLNETNITFWDARMDDTGCYICLFNVFPLGSFSGRTCLSVFGLNASVYYNISEGHLTAICNAVGLPEPTISWNGLFNSTPTQEEVRHSNGMVSITSKVEIYDTRSLRKQELTCKKSHSHSLD; encoded by the exons ATGCTCCTCCAAGCCCCTTCCAGGCACGTGCAGAAGAAGAAGGCGGCTGGTGCCTGTCCGGATCTCCGACGGGCAAACCAGGACCCGACGGCCTGCGGCAGCGAGCGGGCAAGGACACGGCACTGGAGGCTGCCCAGCAGCATCCTGGCAGCCGAAGCG CTAGTCCTGGGGCACCTGCTGCTTCATAAATTACAAGCAATACATCTGGCTTTTTGTGGAAGCCACAGGGCACCCTGTGCAGCTCTCCTCTCG GTGAAGGGGATGCTGCCTTCCAAAATGACTTTCCAAGCTCTGCTTCTGAGTCTGTTTTGTGTTGTGCTTGGAAAACCAAGTG TGGTTACGCAGACTGGCCACAGAGAGGTGAAGATGGGTGACAACGTGACTCTGAGCTGTGTCCTGACAGAACCCAAGGATATTCTGCAAGTGACGTGGCAAAAGGACTCCGAAAAATCACGTGAGAATATAGCTACGTACAGCAACATAAAAGGACTAAGGATTCACGAACCCTTTCAGGACCGAATGAATTTCACAAGTCTGGTTCTCAATGAGACAAACATCACTTTCTGGGATGCTAGAATGGACGATACGGGATGTTACATATGCCTCTTCAACGTTTTCCCCCTCGGCTCCTTCTCGGGCCGTACCTGCCTGAGTGTCTTTG GTCTCAATGCATCTGTCTATTATAACATTTCCGAAGGGCATTTGACAGCCATCTGTAATGCTGTTGGCCTCCCAGAGCCTACCATCAGCTGGAACGGCTTGTTCAATTCTACTCCAAcacaggaggaggtcaggcaCAGCAATGGGATGGTGTCTATCACCAGTAAAGTGGAGATCTATGACACGCGGAGCCTCAGGAAGCAAGAGTTGACCTGCAAA AAGAGTCATTCTCATTCCTTGGACTGA
- the CD200 gene encoding OX-2 membrane glycoprotein isoform X6, whose product MLLQAPSRHVQKKKAAGACPDLRRANQDPTACGSERARTRHWRLPSSILAAEALVLGHLLLHKLQAIHLAFCGSHRAPCAALLSVKGMLPSKMTFQALLLSLFCVVLGKPSVVTQTGHREVKMGDNVTLSCVLTEPKDILQVTWQKDSEKSRENIATYSNIKGLRIHEPFQDRMNFTSLVLNETNITFWDARMDDTGCYICLFNVFPLGSFSGRTCLSVFGLNASVYYNISEGHLTAICNAVGLPEPTISWNGLFNSTPTQEEVRHSNGMVSITSKVEIYDTRSLRKQELTCKVSNKNEEMELPLKMRKEESFSFLGLMITLGILLVVFVLIVMAVWWRKRICKRGQSARDLIVMKSRVTRQC is encoded by the exons ATGCTCCTCCAAGCCCCTTCCAGGCACGTGCAGAAGAAGAAGGCGGCTGGTGCCTGTCCGGATCTCCGACGGGCAAACCAGGACCCGACGGCCTGCGGCAGCGAGCGGGCAAGGACACGGCACTGGAGGCTGCCCAGCAGCATCCTGGCAGCCGAAGCG CTAGTCCTGGGGCACCTGCTGCTTCATAAATTACAAGCAATACATCTGGCTTTTTGTGGAAGCCACAGGGCACCCTGTGCAGCTCTCCTCTCG GTGAAGGGGATGCTGCCTTCCAAAATGACTTTCCAAGCTCTGCTTCTGAGTCTGTTTTGTGTTGTGCTTGGAAAACCAAGTG TGGTTACGCAGACTGGCCACAGAGAGGTGAAGATGGGTGACAACGTGACTCTGAGCTGTGTCCTGACAGAACCCAAGGATATTCTGCAAGTGACGTGGCAAAAGGACTCCGAAAAATCACGTGAGAATATAGCTACGTACAGCAACATAAAAGGACTAAGGATTCACGAACCCTTTCAGGACCGAATGAATTTCACAAGTCTGGTTCTCAATGAGACAAACATCACTTTCTGGGATGCTAGAATGGACGATACGGGATGTTACATATGCCTCTTCAACGTTTTCCCCCTCGGCTCCTTCTCGGGCCGTACCTGCCTGAGTGTCTTTG GTCTCAATGCATCTGTCTATTATAACATTTCCGAAGGGCATTTGACAGCCATCTGTAATGCTGTTGGCCTCCCAGAGCCTACCATCAGCTGGAACGGCTTGTTCAATTCTACTCCAAcacaggaggaggtcaggcaCAGCAATGGGATGGTGTCTATCACCAGTAAAGTGGAGATCTATGACACGCGGAGCCTCAGGAAGCAAGAGTTGACCTGCAAAGTAAGCAACAAGAATGAAGAAATGGAATTGCCCTTGAAAATGAGAAAGG AAGAGTCATTCTCATTCCTTGGACTGATGATTACTTTGGGGATTTTACTTGTCGTCTTCGTTCTGATTGTGATGGCAgtgtggtggaggaagaggatatGCAAGAGGGGTCAAAGCG caaGAGACCTAATCGTTATGAAGAGCAGAGTCACAAGGCAGTGTTAA
- the CD200 gene encoding OX-2 membrane glycoprotein isoform X3, giving the protein MLLQAPSRHVQKKKAAGACPDLRRANQDPTACGSERARTRHWRLPSSILAAEALVLGHLLLHKLQAIHLAFCGSHRAPCAALLSVKGMLPSKMTFQALLLSLFCVVLGKPSVVTQTGHREVKMGDNVTLSCVLTEPKDILQVTWQKDSEKSRENIATYSNIKGLRIHEPFQDRMNFTSLVLNETNITFWDARMDDTGCYICLFNVFPLGSFSGRTCLSVFGLNASVYYNISEGHLTAICNAVGLPEPTISWNGLFNSTPTQEEVRHSNGMVSITSKVEIYDTRSLRKQELTCKVSNKNEEMELPLKMRKEESFSFLGLMITLGILLVVFVLIVMAVWWRKRICKRGQSVDLPRHAALVFLNSKRPNRYEEQSHKAVLRDFSR; this is encoded by the exons ATGCTCCTCCAAGCCCCTTCCAGGCACGTGCAGAAGAAGAAGGCGGCTGGTGCCTGTCCGGATCTCCGACGGGCAAACCAGGACCCGACGGCCTGCGGCAGCGAGCGGGCAAGGACACGGCACTGGAGGCTGCCCAGCAGCATCCTGGCAGCCGAAGCG CTAGTCCTGGGGCACCTGCTGCTTCATAAATTACAAGCAATACATCTGGCTTTTTGTGGAAGCCACAGGGCACCCTGTGCAGCTCTCCTCTCG GTGAAGGGGATGCTGCCTTCCAAAATGACTTTCCAAGCTCTGCTTCTGAGTCTGTTTTGTGTTGTGCTTGGAAAACCAAGTG TGGTTACGCAGACTGGCCACAGAGAGGTGAAGATGGGTGACAACGTGACTCTGAGCTGTGTCCTGACAGAACCCAAGGATATTCTGCAAGTGACGTGGCAAAAGGACTCCGAAAAATCACGTGAGAATATAGCTACGTACAGCAACATAAAAGGACTAAGGATTCACGAACCCTTTCAGGACCGAATGAATTTCACAAGTCTGGTTCTCAATGAGACAAACATCACTTTCTGGGATGCTAGAATGGACGATACGGGATGTTACATATGCCTCTTCAACGTTTTCCCCCTCGGCTCCTTCTCGGGCCGTACCTGCCTGAGTGTCTTTG GTCTCAATGCATCTGTCTATTATAACATTTCCGAAGGGCATTTGACAGCCATCTGTAATGCTGTTGGCCTCCCAGAGCCTACCATCAGCTGGAACGGCTTGTTCAATTCTACTCCAAcacaggaggaggtcaggcaCAGCAATGGGATGGTGTCTATCACCAGTAAAGTGGAGATCTATGACACGCGGAGCCTCAGGAAGCAAGAGTTGACCTGCAAAGTAAGCAACAAGAATGAAGAAATGGAATTGCCCTTGAAAATGAGAAAGG AAGAGTCATTCTCATTCCTTGGACTGATGATTACTTTGGGGATTTTACTTGTCGTCTTCGTTCTGATTGTGATGGCAgtgtggtggaggaagaggatatGCAAGAGGGGTCAAAGCG TGGATTTACCTCGACATGCAGCTCttgtttttcttaatagcaaGAGACCTAATCGTTATGAAGAGCAGAGTCACAAGGCAGTGTTAAGAGACTTTTCAAGATAA
- the CD200 gene encoding OX-2 membrane glycoprotein isoform X4, with the protein MLLQAPSRHVQKKKAAGACPDLRRANQDPTACGSERARTRHWRLPSSILAAEALVLGHLLLHKLQAIHLAFCGSHRAPCAALLSVKGMLPSKMTFQALLLSLFCVVLGKPSVVTQTGHREVKMGDNVTLSCVLTEPKDILQVTWQKDSEKSRENIATYSNIKGLRIHEPFQDRMNFTSLVLNETNITFWDARMDDTGCYICLFNVFPLGSFSGRTCLSVFGLNASVYYNISEGHLTAICNAVGLPEPTISWNGLFNSTPTQEEVRHSNGMVSITSKVEIYDTRSLRKQELTCKVSNKNEEMELPLKMRKEESFSFLGLMITLGILLVVFVLIVMAVWWRKRICKRGQSAEMDCLLLDTKEEMASTTRRPTNSKHLAEREKW; encoded by the exons ATGCTCCTCCAAGCCCCTTCCAGGCACGTGCAGAAGAAGAAGGCGGCTGGTGCCTGTCCGGATCTCCGACGGGCAAACCAGGACCCGACGGCCTGCGGCAGCGAGCGGGCAAGGACACGGCACTGGAGGCTGCCCAGCAGCATCCTGGCAGCCGAAGCG CTAGTCCTGGGGCACCTGCTGCTTCATAAATTACAAGCAATACATCTGGCTTTTTGTGGAAGCCACAGGGCACCCTGTGCAGCTCTCCTCTCG GTGAAGGGGATGCTGCCTTCCAAAATGACTTTCCAAGCTCTGCTTCTGAGTCTGTTTTGTGTTGTGCTTGGAAAACCAAGTG TGGTTACGCAGACTGGCCACAGAGAGGTGAAGATGGGTGACAACGTGACTCTGAGCTGTGTCCTGACAGAACCCAAGGATATTCTGCAAGTGACGTGGCAAAAGGACTCCGAAAAATCACGTGAGAATATAGCTACGTACAGCAACATAAAAGGACTAAGGATTCACGAACCCTTTCAGGACCGAATGAATTTCACAAGTCTGGTTCTCAATGAGACAAACATCACTTTCTGGGATGCTAGAATGGACGATACGGGATGTTACATATGCCTCTTCAACGTTTTCCCCCTCGGCTCCTTCTCGGGCCGTACCTGCCTGAGTGTCTTTG GTCTCAATGCATCTGTCTATTATAACATTTCCGAAGGGCATTTGACAGCCATCTGTAATGCTGTTGGCCTCCCAGAGCCTACCATCAGCTGGAACGGCTTGTTCAATTCTACTCCAAcacaggaggaggtcaggcaCAGCAATGGGATGGTGTCTATCACCAGTAAAGTGGAGATCTATGACACGCGGAGCCTCAGGAAGCAAGAGTTGACCTGCAAAGTAAGCAACAAGAATGAAGAAATGGAATTGCCCTTGAAAATGAGAAAGG AAGAGTCATTCTCATTCCTTGGACTGATGATTACTTTGGGGATTTTACTTGTCGTCTTCGTTCTGATTGTGATGGCAgtgtggtggaggaagaggatatGCAAGAGGGGTCAAAGCG
- the CD200 gene encoding OX-2 membrane glycoprotein isoform X8 has product MLLQAPSRHVQKKKAAGACPDLRRANQDPTACGSERARTRHWRLPSSILAAEALVLGHLLLHKLQAIHLAFCGSHRAPCAALLSVKGMLPSKMTFQALLLSLFCVVLGKPSVVTQTGHREVKMGDNVTLSCVLTEPKDILQVTWQKDSEKSRENIATYSNIKGLRIHEPFQDRMNFTSLVLNETNITFWDARMDDTGCYICLFNVFPLGSFSGRTCLSVFGLNASVYYNISEGHLTAICNAVGLPEPTISWNGLFNSTPTQEEVRHSNGMVSITSKVEIYDTRSLRKQELTCKVSNKNEEMELPLKMRKEESFSFLGLMITLGILLVVFVLIVMAVWWRKRICKRGQSGF; this is encoded by the exons ATGCTCCTCCAAGCCCCTTCCAGGCACGTGCAGAAGAAGAAGGCGGCTGGTGCCTGTCCGGATCTCCGACGGGCAAACCAGGACCCGACGGCCTGCGGCAGCGAGCGGGCAAGGACACGGCACTGGAGGCTGCCCAGCAGCATCCTGGCAGCCGAAGCG CTAGTCCTGGGGCACCTGCTGCTTCATAAATTACAAGCAATACATCTGGCTTTTTGTGGAAGCCACAGGGCACCCTGTGCAGCTCTCCTCTCG GTGAAGGGGATGCTGCCTTCCAAAATGACTTTCCAAGCTCTGCTTCTGAGTCTGTTTTGTGTTGTGCTTGGAAAACCAAGTG TGGTTACGCAGACTGGCCACAGAGAGGTGAAGATGGGTGACAACGTGACTCTGAGCTGTGTCCTGACAGAACCCAAGGATATTCTGCAAGTGACGTGGCAAAAGGACTCCGAAAAATCACGTGAGAATATAGCTACGTACAGCAACATAAAAGGACTAAGGATTCACGAACCCTTTCAGGACCGAATGAATTTCACAAGTCTGGTTCTCAATGAGACAAACATCACTTTCTGGGATGCTAGAATGGACGATACGGGATGTTACATATGCCTCTTCAACGTTTTCCCCCTCGGCTCCTTCTCGGGCCGTACCTGCCTGAGTGTCTTTG GTCTCAATGCATCTGTCTATTATAACATTTCCGAAGGGCATTTGACAGCCATCTGTAATGCTGTTGGCCTCCCAGAGCCTACCATCAGCTGGAACGGCTTGTTCAATTCTACTCCAAcacaggaggaggtcaggcaCAGCAATGGGATGGTGTCTATCACCAGTAAAGTGGAGATCTATGACACGCGGAGCCTCAGGAAGCAAGAGTTGACCTGCAAAGTAAGCAACAAGAATGAAGAAATGGAATTGCCCTTGAAAATGAGAAAGG AAGAGTCATTCTCATTCCTTGGACTGATGATTACTTTGGGGATTTTACTTGTCGTCTTCGTTCTGATTGTGATGGCAgtgtggtggaggaagaggatatGCAAGAGGGGTCAAAGCG GATTCTAG
- the CD200 gene encoding OX-2 membrane glycoprotein isoform X7, translating into MLLQAPSRHVQKKKAAGACPDLRRANQDPTACGSERARTRHWRLPSSILAAEALVLGHLLLHKLQAIHLAFCGSHRAPCAALLSVKGMLPSKMTFQALLLSLFCVVLGKPSVVTQTGHREVKMGDNVTLSCVLTEPKDILQVTWQKDSEKSRENIATYSNIKGLRIHEPFQDRMNFTSLVLNETNITFWDARMDDTGCYICLFNVFPLGSFSGRTCLSVFGLNASVYYNISEGHLTAICNAVGLPEPTISWNGLFNSTPTQEEVRHSNGMVSITSKVEIYDTRSLRKQELTCKVSNKNEEMELPLKMRKEESFSFLGLMITLGILLVVFVLIVMAVWWRKRICKRGQSGHIVKFESCSASP; encoded by the exons ATGCTCCTCCAAGCCCCTTCCAGGCACGTGCAGAAGAAGAAGGCGGCTGGTGCCTGTCCGGATCTCCGACGGGCAAACCAGGACCCGACGGCCTGCGGCAGCGAGCGGGCAAGGACACGGCACTGGAGGCTGCCCAGCAGCATCCTGGCAGCCGAAGCG CTAGTCCTGGGGCACCTGCTGCTTCATAAATTACAAGCAATACATCTGGCTTTTTGTGGAAGCCACAGGGCACCCTGTGCAGCTCTCCTCTCG GTGAAGGGGATGCTGCCTTCCAAAATGACTTTCCAAGCTCTGCTTCTGAGTCTGTTTTGTGTTGTGCTTGGAAAACCAAGTG TGGTTACGCAGACTGGCCACAGAGAGGTGAAGATGGGTGACAACGTGACTCTGAGCTGTGTCCTGACAGAACCCAAGGATATTCTGCAAGTGACGTGGCAAAAGGACTCCGAAAAATCACGTGAGAATATAGCTACGTACAGCAACATAAAAGGACTAAGGATTCACGAACCCTTTCAGGACCGAATGAATTTCACAAGTCTGGTTCTCAATGAGACAAACATCACTTTCTGGGATGCTAGAATGGACGATACGGGATGTTACATATGCCTCTTCAACGTTTTCCCCCTCGGCTCCTTCTCGGGCCGTACCTGCCTGAGTGTCTTTG GTCTCAATGCATCTGTCTATTATAACATTTCCGAAGGGCATTTGACAGCCATCTGTAATGCTGTTGGCCTCCCAGAGCCTACCATCAGCTGGAACGGCTTGTTCAATTCTACTCCAAcacaggaggaggtcaggcaCAGCAATGGGATGGTGTCTATCACCAGTAAAGTGGAGATCTATGACACGCGGAGCCTCAGGAAGCAAGAGTTGACCTGCAAAGTAAGCAACAAGAATGAAGAAATGGAATTGCCCTTGAAAATGAGAAAGG AAGAGTCATTCTCATTCCTTGGACTGATGATTACTTTGGGGATTTTACTTGTCGTCTTCGTTCTGATTGTGATGGCAgtgtggtggaggaagaggatatGCAAGAGGGGTCAAAGCG GTCACATTGTGAAGTTTGAATCCTGCTCTGCCAGCCCATAG